The following DNA comes from Nocardioides panzhihuensis.
CCGGCGACTTCGTCCTCGGCATCGGCAACCGGTGGGCCAACCGCCACACCGGCTCGGTCGAGACCTACACCCGGGGTCGTACGTTCGTGCACATCGACATCGAGCCGACCCAGATCGGCCGGGTCTTCGCGCCGGACTACTCGATCGTCTCCGACGCCCGCGCGGCGCTGGAGGTGCTCGTCGAGGTCGCCCGCGAGTGGGCGGCGGAGGGCCGCGTCGCCGACCGCGAACCCTGGGTCGAGGAGTGCGCCGCGCGCAAGCGGACCCTGCAGCGCAAGACCCATTTCGACGACGTTCCGATCAAGCCACAGCGGGTCTACGAGGAGATGAACCGGGCCTTCGGGCCGGGCACGCGCTACGTCACCACGATCGGCCTGTCCCAGATCCAGGCCGCGCAGCTGCTGCACGTCTACAAGCCGCGCCACTGGATCAACGCCGGCCAGGCCGGCCCGCTGGGCTGGACCCTGCCGGCCGCCCTGGGGGTCGCGACCGCCGTCCCCGATGACCAGGTGGTCGCGCTCTCGGGCGACTACGACTTCCAGTTCCTGATCGAGGAGCTCGCGGTCGGCGCCCAGTTCAACATCCCCTACATCCACGTGGTCGTGAACAACTCCTACCTCGGGCTGATCCGCCAGGCCCAGCGCGGGTTCGAGATGGACTACTGCGTGCAGCTCGCCTTCGACAACGTCAACAGCCCCGAGCTCGACGGCTACGGCGTCGACCACCTCAAGGTCGCCGAGGGGCTGGGCTGCAAGGCCGTACGCGTCACCGACCCTGCCGATCTCGGTGCTGCCTTCGAGAAGGCCAAGGCACTGATGGCCGAATACCGGGTGCCTGTCCTCGTCGAGGTCATCCTCGAGCGCGTCACCAACGTGTCGATGGGTGTCGAGATCGACGGAGTCGTCGAGTTCGAGGAGCTCGCCGAGCGTGGCGAGCACGCCCCGACCGCGCTCGTCCCGCTGGACTGAGGGCGGCACCCCGTGGTCCGCGTGCTGGTCGCCTCCGACAAGTTCAAGGGATCGCTCACCGCTGCCGAGGTCGCAGCGGCGGTGAGCGCCGGGATGCGCCGGGGCTGTCCCGGTGCGTTCGTCGACGCGGTCCCGGTCGCCGACGGTGGCGACGGCACTCTGGCCGCGGCCGCGTCCGCCGGGTTCGCGCTCGTGCCGGTCCGCGTGACCGGGCCGACGGGAGAGCCGGTGGAGACTGCGTACGCCCGGAAGGACGACGTCGCGGTCGTCGAGCTCGCCGACGCGGCGGGGCTGGCCCGGCTGCCGGGCGGGCCTGATCCGATGCGGGCCTCCAGCCTCGGGGCCGGGCAGGCGATGGCGGCCGCGATCGATGCGGGCTGTCGTCGGATCGTGCTCGGGGTGGGCGGCAGCGCCAGCACCGACGGGGGAGCGGGTCTGCTCTGCGGACTGGGGACCCGGTTGTTCACCGTCGCCGGGAACCCGCTGGGGCCAGGTGGAGCCGGGCTCGAGGAGGTCGCCCGGATCGAGGTCGACGAGCTGCGGCGGCGCCTCGACGGGGTCTCGGTCACCGTCGCGTGCGACGTCGACAACCCGCTCACCGGTCCCACCGGTGCGGCCGCGGTCTATGGCCCGCAGAAGGGCGCCGATGCGGACCAGGTCCGACGGCTGGATGCCGCGCTCGGCCGCTGGGCGTCCCTGGTGGCGTCGTTCACCGGGACCGATCTCCGTGGGCACCCCGGGGCCGGAGCGGCCGGCGGTGTCGGTTTCGCCGCACTGGCCCTGCTCGGCGCAGAGCTCCGTTCGGGCATCGAGCTCGTGCTCGAGCTGGTCGACTTCTCCGCCCGGCTGAACGGCGCGCACCTCGTCGTCACCGGCGAGGGCGCACTCGACGAGCAGACCCTCAGCGGCAAGGCACCGGCCGGCGTCGCCGCTGCGGCCGCACGCGCCGGTGTCCCGGTCGTGGCGGTCTGCGGCGTCAACGACCTCGATCCCGACCGCTTGCTGGCCGCCGGGATCGGCGCTGCGTACGCCTTGACGGACATCGAGCCCGACCGGCAACGCTGCCTGACCGAGGGTGCCGCCCTGCTCGAGCAGATCGCCGAGCGGATCGCTGCCGACCATCTCATCAAGGAGGATGCATGAGCGAGCACCAGCGAGCGACCAAAGACTTCAGGCCGCCGCTTCCGTATTCTTTGCCATTTTCGACGGAGGCGGCGGCATGAAGCTGCTGAGTGTGGGCCCGCCGGGCGAGGAACGCCCCGCCGCCCTCGACGACCAGGACGTGCTGCGTGATCTGTCGGCCGCCGTGCCGAGGATCGACGGCGACCTGCTCGGCGACCCGGTGCGGCTCAGGTTGATCCAGGACCTGATCGCCTCGGGCCGCCTGCCCGTCGTCGCCGACGGCACTCGGATCGGACCGCCCGTGGCGAGGCCCGGCAAGATCGTCGGGGTCGGGCTCAACTATCAGGACCACGCGGAGGAGGCCGGGGTCGCGATCCCGGACGAGCCGGTCGTCTTCCTCAAGCCCTCGAGCTCGATCGTGGGACCCTACGACGCGATCGAGCTGCCTCCCGGATCGACGACGACCGACTACGAGGTCGAGCTGGGTGTGGTCCTCGGTCGCCGGCTGTCCCGGTGCACTGACCCGCGGCAGGCGCTGGCCGCGGTCGGGGGCTACCTCAACGCCGACGACGTCAGCGAGCGCACGCGGATCGCGGCGGGGCCGACCTGGGCGAAGGGGAAGTGTGCCGACACCTTCACCCCGATCGGGCCGTGGCTCGTCACCGCGGACGCCGTCGAAGACCCGCAGACCCTGAGCCTGGAGCTCTGGGTCGACGGCGAGAGCCGGCAACGCGGGACGACCGCACGGATGGCACGAAGTGTGGGAGAGCTGCTCGCCTTCCTCAGTACGCTGATGACGCTCGAGCCCGGCGACCTGGTCCTGACCGGGACGCCTGGCGGGGTCGCGGCCCTGCGGCCCGAGCCGCGGCCCTTCCTGCGCGACGGGCAGGTGGTGGAGGCCGAGGTCGCCGGTCTCGGCCGGCAACGCACGCGGGTGATGGCAGTCGAAGAGGCAGAGGTGGCGGTGTGAACGGAGATCTTGATGTCGTCTTCCGGGCGGCACGCATGGTGACCCCGGACGGCGAGGTGGCCGGCGCCGCCGGAGTCCGCGACGGTCGGATCGTCGCCGTCGAAGCCGGCGCCTCGGGCCTGAGGGCCGACCGTGTGGTCGAGCTCGCCGAAGACGAGGTGCTGATGCCCGGGGTCGTCGACGCGCACGTGCACGTCAACGACCCCGGCCGGACCGAGTGGGAGGGCTTCGCCTCGGCGACCCGAGCCGCGGCCGCCGGCGGGGTCACCACCATCGTCGACATGCCGCTCAACAGCATCCCGCCGACCTGCGATCTCCCGGCGCTCGACCTCAAGCGCAAGACCGCGACCAGCCAGGCCTTCGTCGACGTCGGCTTCTGGGGAGGCGCGATCCCCGGCAACGTGCCGGAGCTGCGTACGTTGCACGAAGCCGGGGTCTCCGGCTTCAAGTGCTTCCTGCTGCACTCGGGTGTCGACGAGTTCCCGCCGCTCGACGCCGAGGAGCTCGAGCTCGCGATGCGCGAGATCGCTTCCTTCGACGGTCTGCTGATCGTGCACGCCGAGGACGCACACGCGATCGAGCACGCGCCGGCGGCGGTCGGCGGGGCGTACTCAAGCTTCTTGAGCAGCCGGCCGCGCGACGCCGAGAACCTCGCGGTCGCCGGCGTGGTCGATCTCGCCCGGGCCACCGGGTGCCGGGTCCACATCCTGCATGTCTCGAGCGCCGATCTGCTTGCGACCGTCGATGCCGCCCGCCGCGACGGCGTCCGGATCACCGCGGAGACCTGCCCGCACTACCTGACCTTCGCCTCGGAGGAGATCCCCGACGGCGCCACGCAGTACAAGTGCTGTCCACCGATCCGGGAGGCGGCCAATCGCGAGCTCCTCTGGCAGGGGCTGCGTGAAGGCGTCATCGACATGATCGTCACCGACCACTCACCCTCGACGCCCGACCTGAAGGCCCTCGACACCGGCGACTTCGGTGTCGCCTGGGGCGGGATCTCCTCGCTCCAGCTCGGACTCTCAGCGGTCTGGACCGAGGCGCAGAGCCGCGGTCTCACGCTCGTCGACGTCGCTCGCTGGATGTCCGAGGCGCCGGCGCGTCACGCCGGCCTGGCGCGCAAGGGGCGGATCGCGGTCGGCCAAGACGCCGACTTCTGCGTCCTCGCCCCCGACGACTCCTTCGTCGTCGATGCCGCGACGCTCCATCACAAGAACGCCGTCACGCCCTACCACGGCCGGTCCCTCGCGGGTGTCGTCCGCTCGACCTGGCTGCGTGGCGAGAAGATCGACATCGAGGCCGCGCCCCAGGGCCGGCTGCTGACCCGAGGAGAGTGACCATGAGCGAACCCCGCTACTACGCCCCGACCGGCGGCCACCCGTCGCAGCGTGAGCTGACCACCGACCGGGCCGTCTTCACAGAGGCGTACGCCGTGCTCCCGCGTGGCACGATGCGCGACATCGTCACCAGCAACCTGCCGTTCTGGGAGGGCACCCGGCTGTGGGTGATCGCCCGTCCGCTCTCGGGCTTCGCCGAGACCTTCTCGCAGTACATCGTCGAGGTCTCGCCCGGCGGCGGCAGTGACAAGCCCGAGCTCGACCCGGGCGCCGAGGGCGTCCTGTTCGTGGTCGAGGGCGCGCTGACGCTCTCGGTCGAGGGCGAGAAGCACGACCTCACCCCCGGCGGCTACGCCTTCCTCCCGCCCGGCTCCGGCTGGACGCTGCACAACACCAGCGACCGGGTCGCCCGGTTCCACTGGATCCGCAAGGCCTACCAGCGGGTCGAGGGCATCGAGGTGCCGCAGCCGTTCGTCACCAACGAGGTCGACGTGCCCGGTCGGGAGATGCCGGGCACCGACGGCGCCTGGAAGACCCAGCGCTTCGTCGACCCCGACGACGTACGTCACGACATGCACGTCAACATCGTCAGCTTCGAGCCCGGCGGCGCGATCCCGTTTCCGGAGACGCACGTCATGGAGCACGGCCTCTACGTCCTCGAGGGCAAGGCGGTCTACCTGCTCAACAAGGACTGGGTCGAGGTGCAGGAGGGCGACTTCATGTGGCTGCGGGCGTTCTGTCCGCAGGCCTGCTACGCCGGTGGGCCCGGCCGGTTCCGCTACCTGCTCTACAAGGACGTCAACCGGCACGCTCAGCTGAGCCGGCAGTTCACCTGATGCCGGTCGCGGTCGTCACCGGGGCAGGCTCCGGCCTGGGGAGGGTGATCGCGCAGGCTCTGGACGGTGCCGGTTTCCAGGTCGCCCTGCTCGGACGTACGCAGGCCTCGCTCGAGGAGACCGCGTCGGTGATGGCGCGGTCCCTCGTACTGCCCACCGACGTCGCCGATGCCGCCGAGGTGGAGGCGGCATTCGCCGCCGTCGTCGGGATGTGGGGACGCGTCGACCTGCTGGTCAACAACGCGGGCACCTTCGGGCCGAGCGGCGAGGCCGACGAGGTCCCGCCAGAGGAGTTCGCCGCGACACTGGCCGTCAACGTCACCGGGTCCTTCCTCTGCGCCCGCGAGGCCTTCGCCCAGATGAAGCGGCAGGAGCCACGCGGCGGGAGGATCATCAACAACGGCTCGATCTCCGCCCACGTCCCGCGACCGGGCAGCGCCGCCTACACCACCTCCAAGCACGCCATCACCGGACTCACTCGCGCGCTGGCTCTCGACGGTCGTGCCCATGACATCGCGGTCGGCCAGATCGACATCGGCAACGCCGCCACCGAGATGACCGCCGGCATCGCGGTCGGTGCCCGTCAGGCCGACGGCACCGTACGCCCCGAGCCGACCTTCGACCCGCAGCACGTCGCCGACGCGGTGGTCGCCATGGCCCAGCTGCCGCTCGCCGTCAGCGTGCCGTCGATGACCATCCTCGCGACCGGGATGCCGTACGCCGGCCGCGGCTGACCCGTGTCTGCGTACGCCGGCTCTAGATGTTCGATGCGCGGCTCGATGTGGGGCTGCAGTGTCCACGCCCAGACGCAATCGATGACCTGATAACCAAATCCGATTCACCTCGGAGACCGAAGGACGGGTGACGACGCCTCTGCGTCGTCGCCCGCTTCGACCCTCGAGGAGCCCGATGAGCAGCACCCACGAACGCCGCCGGACCGCCGTGGTGGGCAGCGGCGTCGCCGGGCTGACCGCGGCGTACGTCGCATCGCTGCACAGCGCGGTCACTCTGTTCGAGGCCGACGACCGGCTGGGCGGCCACGCCGACACCCACCGCGTCACCGCGCCGGACGGCAGGGAGCTGGCGATCGACACCGGCTTCATCGTGCACAACCGGCGTACGTATCCGACTCTGCTTCGGCTCTTCGCCGAGCTCGACGTTCCGACCCAGGTCTCGGAGATGTCGATGTCGGTGCGTTCGGAGGCCGCCGACATCGAGTACGCGGGGGCGCGCGGGCTTCGCGGCGTGCTGCCCGACCGGCGGGCACTGCGGCCTACGCACCTGCGGATGCTCACCGAGATCCCGCGGTTCCACCGGGCCGCCCGGGCGCTGCTCGCCGGCGGCGAGCCCGACGACCGCACCCTCGAGGCGTTCCTGGACGAGCACGGTTTCACCCCGCACTTCCGCCGCCACTTCATGGCCCCGCTGGTCGCCGCGGTGTGGTCCTGCGACCCGGAGACCGCGCTGAGCTACCCGGCTCGCTACCTCTTCGAGTTCCTCAGCCACCACGGGATGCTGCAGGTCTTCGGCTCACCGCGCTGGCGCACGGTCACGGGTGGGTCGGCGACGTACGTCGAGCGGGCCGCCGCCGCGATCCGCGACCGTGGCGGCCGGGTGCTGACCTCGACGAAGGTGGTCACCGTGGTCGAGACCGACGCCGGTGTCGAGATCACCGACGGCAACGGACAGACCGAGGTCTTCGACGCCGTCGTGCTGGCCACCCACCCGGGACAGTCGCTGGCCATGCTGGGCGAGCCCACGGCTGCCCAACGGGAGATCCTGGGCGCGTTCCCGTACTCCGCCAACCAGGCCCAGCTGCACACCGACACCAGCCTGCTGCCACCCGACGAGCGCACCCGGGCGTCGTGGAACTATCTGGAGCGCCCGGGCCGCGGGCAGGTCACGCTCACCTACGACCTCACCCGGCTGATGCGGCTGCCGACTCCCGGCGGCGTACGTCACCTGGTGACTCTGGGCGGGGCCGACCTGATCGACCCGGACAAGGTCATCGCAACCATGGAGTACGAGCACCCGCTCTACACCCCGGAGTCGGTGGCTGCCCAGCAGCGTGCCGACGAGCTGGACTCCGACCGGCTGGTCTTCGCCGGCGCGTGGCGCGGCTGGGGCTTCCACGAGGACGGCGCCCGCTCCGGAGCACGGGCGGCCCAGCGACTCGGCATTTCCTGGACGCGTCCTGAGGAGCAGGGCATCGAGCGGCCCGACGAGTCCGCGACCGGCCTTTATCGGACCACGATCAGCCACACCCGGCGTGGACCGCTGAAGAACCGGTTCGTGCACCGCTCGTACTGGCAGGTGGTGGAGCTGGACCGGCTGCCCGACCATGGCATCCTCGGCCGGTTCGAAGCTCGTGACCATCTGGGCGACCCCGATCTCTCGATCCGGCAGAACCTCGCCGCGTTCCTGAAGCTCCACGATCTCGACCTGGGCGACGCACGCGTGCTGATGGCGGCCCAGCCGAGGGCTTTCGGGTTCTGCTTCAACCCGATCACCGTCTACTGGTGCACGTCAGCCTCCGGGGAACCGCTGGCGACCGTCGTCGAGGTCCACAACACCTACGGCGACAGGCACGCCTACCTCGTCCATCCCGACGAACGGCATCGCGCACGCGTCGCGAAGGCGATGTACGTCTCGCCGTTCCACGGGGTCGACGGCCACTACGACCTGACCGTGCCTCCACCCGACGGCCGGCTCCAGGTCACCGTCCGGCTCAACACCGAGGACGGGACCGTCTTCGACGCCGCCGTACGCGGCTCCCGGGTCGAACCGCGGTTCGGAGCCGCGCTCCGTTCCGCCCCGGCCGCGCTTCTCGGCGTGGCCTGGATCCACCTCCACGGCGCAGCGCTGTGGCTACGACGTCTGCCGGTCCAGAGACGACCACGGCACCACCAGGAAGGAGTCCGATGACCACCATCGAAGCACCCACCACCCAGGCCCGGGTCGCGGACCGTTGGCCGATGCTGCAAGAGGCACCCACCGGACCGCTCACCCGGCTGACCGCTGCTGCCGCCGCGACCTTGTTCCGGGCCGCCACGAAGCGGCTCGGGATCAGCGTGAGCGAGGACGGCAGCCCGGCCGACATCGTGCTGCACCGGCCCGAGGAGCTCTACGCCCGGCTCAGCCGCCATGGG
Coding sequences within:
- a CDS encoding glycerate kinase gives rise to the protein MVRVLVASDKFKGSLTAAEVAAAVSAGMRRGCPGAFVDAVPVADGGDGTLAAAASAGFALVPVRVTGPTGEPVETAYARKDDVAVVELADAAGLARLPGGPDPMRASSLGAGQAMAAAIDAGCRRIVLGVGGSASTDGGAGLLCGLGTRLFTVAGNPLGPGGAGLEEVARIEVDELRRRLDGVSVTVACDVDNPLTGPTGAAAVYGPQKGADADQVRRLDAALGRWASLVASFTGTDLRGHPGAGAAGGVGFAALALLGAELRSGIELVLELVDFSARLNGAHLVVTGEGALDEQTLSGKAPAGVAAAAARAGVPVVAVCGVNDLDPDRLLAAGIGAAYALTDIEPDRQRCLTEGAALLEQIAERIAADHLIKEDA
- a CDS encoding SDR family oxidoreductase, with protein sequence MPVAVVTGAGSGLGRVIAQALDGAGFQVALLGRTQASLEETASVMARSLVLPTDVADAAEVEAAFAAVVGMWGRVDLLVNNAGTFGPSGEADEVPPEEFAATLAVNVTGSFLCAREAFAQMKRQEPRGGRIINNGSISAHVPRPGSAAYTTSKHAITGLTRALALDGRAHDIAVGQIDIGNAATEMTAGIAVGARQADGTVRPEPTFDPQHVADAVVAMAQLPLAVSVPSMTILATGMPYAGRG
- a CDS encoding fumarylacetoacetate hydrolase family protein, with translation MKLLSVGPPGEERPAALDDQDVLRDLSAAVPRIDGDLLGDPVRLRLIQDLIASGRLPVVADGTRIGPPVARPGKIVGVGLNYQDHAEEAGVAIPDEPVVFLKPSSSIVGPYDAIELPPGSTTTDYEVELGVVLGRRLSRCTDPRQALAAVGGYLNADDVSERTRIAAGPTWAKGKCADTFTPIGPWLVTADAVEDPQTLSLELWVDGESRQRGTTARMARSVGELLAFLSTLMTLEPGDLVLTGTPGGVAALRPEPRPFLRDGQVVEAEVAGLGRQRTRVMAVEEAEVAV
- a CDS encoding bifunctional allantoicase/(S)-ureidoglycine aminohydrolase; the protein is MSEPRYYAPTGGHPSQRELTTDRAVFTEAYAVLPRGTMRDIVTSNLPFWEGTRLWVIARPLSGFAETFSQYIVEVSPGGGSDKPELDPGAEGVLFVVEGALTLSVEGEKHDLTPGGYAFLPPGSGWTLHNTSDRVARFHWIRKAYQRVEGIEVPQPFVTNEVDVPGREMPGTDGAWKTQRFVDPDDVRHDMHVNIVSFEPGGAIPFPETHVMEHGLYVLEGKAVYLLNKDWVEVQEGDFMWLRAFCPQACYAGGPGRFRYLLYKDVNRHAQLSRQFT
- the gcl gene encoding glyoxylate carboligase, producing the protein MARMRAVDAAVLILEKEGATQLFGLPGAAINPFYSAMRKHGGVQHVLARHVEAASHMAEGYTRAKAGNIGVCIGTSGPAGTDMITGLYSASADSIPILCITGQAPVAKLHKEDFQAVDIAAVAGSLTKMAVTVMEPAQVPGTFQKAFRLMREGRPGPVLIDLPLDVQQAEIDFDIETYEPMPIARPVASRAQAEKALAMMLEAERPLIVAGGGVINADAAELLVELAEVTGVPVVPTLMGWGTIPDDHRLNAGMVGLQTSHRYGNATMLAGDFVLGIGNRWANRHTGSVETYTRGRTFVHIDIEPTQIGRVFAPDYSIVSDARAALEVLVEVAREWAAEGRVADREPWVEECAARKRTLQRKTHFDDVPIKPQRVYEEMNRAFGPGTRYVTTIGLSQIQAAQLLHVYKPRHWINAGQAGPLGWTLPAALGVATAVPDDQVVALSGDYDFQFLIEELAVGAQFNIPYIHVVVNNSYLGLIRQAQRGFEMDYCVQLAFDNVNSPELDGYGVDHLKVAEGLGCKAVRVTDPADLGAAFEKAKALMAEYRVPVLVEVILERVTNVSMGVEIDGVVEFEELAERGEHAPTALVPLD
- a CDS encoding FAD-dependent oxidoreductase, with product MSSTHERRRTAVVGSGVAGLTAAYVASLHSAVTLFEADDRLGGHADTHRVTAPDGRELAIDTGFIVHNRRTYPTLLRLFAELDVPTQVSEMSMSVRSEAADIEYAGARGLRGVLPDRRALRPTHLRMLTEIPRFHRAARALLAGGEPDDRTLEAFLDEHGFTPHFRRHFMAPLVAAVWSCDPETALSYPARYLFEFLSHHGMLQVFGSPRWRTVTGGSATYVERAAAAIRDRGGRVLTSTKVVTVVETDAGVEITDGNGQTEVFDAVVLATHPGQSLAMLGEPTAAQREILGAFPYSANQAQLHTDTSLLPPDERTRASWNYLERPGRGQVTLTYDLTRLMRLPTPGGVRHLVTLGGADLIDPDKVIATMEYEHPLYTPESVAAQQRADELDSDRLVFAGAWRGWGFHEDGARSGARAAQRLGISWTRPEEQGIERPDESATGLYRTTISHTRRGPLKNRFVHRSYWQVVELDRLPDHGILGRFEARDHLGDPDLSIRQNLAAFLKLHDLDLGDARVLMAAQPRAFGFCFNPITVYWCTSASGEPLATVVEVHNTYGDRHAYLVHPDERHRARVAKAMYVSPFHGVDGHYDLTVPPPDGRLQVTVRLNTEDGTVFDAAVRGSRVEPRFGAALRSAPAALLGVAWIHLHGAALWLRRLPVQRRPRHHQEGVR
- the allB gene encoding allantoinase AllB, which codes for MNGDLDVVFRAARMVTPDGEVAGAAGVRDGRIVAVEAGASGLRADRVVELAEDEVLMPGVVDAHVHVNDPGRTEWEGFASATRAAAAGGVTTIVDMPLNSIPPTCDLPALDLKRKTATSQAFVDVGFWGGAIPGNVPELRTLHEAGVSGFKCFLLHSGVDEFPPLDAEELELAMREIASFDGLLIVHAEDAHAIEHAPAAVGGAYSSFLSSRPRDAENLAVAGVVDLARATGCRVHILHVSSADLLATVDAARRDGVRITAETCPHYLTFASEEIPDGATQYKCCPPIREAANRELLWQGLREGVIDMIVTDHSPSTPDLKALDTGDFGVAWGGISSLQLGLSAVWTEAQSRGLTLVDVARWMSEAPARHAGLARKGRIAVGQDADFCVLAPDDSFVVDAATLHHKNAVTPYHGRSLAGVVRSTWLRGEKIDIEAAPQGRLLTRGE